The following proteins come from a genomic window of Lolium rigidum isolate FL_2022 chromosome 5, APGP_CSIRO_Lrig_0.1, whole genome shotgun sequence:
- the LOC124651433 gene encoding uncharacterized protein LOC124651433 yields the protein MAAMGLGRFTHWLWPGTAARVASHELPATALTSASLPDFPSGFREPDAVTFSSAGAGGRRGRQRRARSQRRGRGECRVDKEYDMVIVPSDAGGCLSGSESDDSDWSIGWLEPQALEMQTDGDPETGFAVLVPCYRRGHAEQPRAPEGRFLGAGALADGRLSGEHCFSSLCLRLLRKSELGRNHCHVCFDYQTIIMSPRVEFNRKSLAVVDSTVLVPTVHVINSIFGKV from the coding sequence ATGGCGGCCATGGGGCTTGGCCGATTCACGCACTGGCTGTGGCCGGGcacggcggcgcgggtggccagcCACGAGCTCCCCGCCACGGCCCTGACGAGCGCCTCCTTACCGGACTTCCCCTCCGGCTTCCGGGAGCCGGACGCCGTCACCTTCTCGAGCGCCGGCGCAggcggccgccgcgggcggcAGCGGAGGGCCAGGAGCCAGCGCCGCGGCCGCGGGGAGTGCAGGGTCGACAAGGAGTACGACATGGTCATCGTGCCGTCCGACGCTGGCGGCTGCCTGTCCGGGTCGGAGTCCGACGACTCGGACTGGTCCATCGGCTGGCTCGAGCCGCAGGCGCTGGAGATGCAGACGGACGGTGACCCCGAGACCGGCTTCGCCGTCCTCGTTCCCTGCTACCGCCGCGGCCACGCCGAGCAGCCCAGGGCGCCCGAGGGTCGCTTCCTGGGCGCTGGCGCTCTCGCCGACGGACGCCTCTCTGGTGAGCACTGCTTCAGTTCTTTGTGTTTACGTTTGCTCAGAAAGTCAGAATTGGGAAGAAATCATTGCCACGTTTGCTTTGATTATCAAACTATTATTATGTCCCCGCGTGTTGAATTTAATAGGAAATCACTTGCTGTTGTAGATAGTACAGTACTCGTACCAACAGTTCACGTTATAAACTCAATTTTTGGCAAAGTCTGA